In Crinalium epipsammum PCC 9333, the following are encoded in one genomic region:
- a CDS encoding S-layer homology domain-containing protein, with the protein MAQSILYVNPVTGKDTGVGNLTAPLKSLTKALSLATSGTTIQLAAGTYNTATGEIFPIVIPAGVMVLGNEPNLGKGIVIEGSGQYVSPTLGSQNITLRLEMNAQLRGVTVTNRNATGTGVWIESTSVTLANNTFTACGREGVLVTGTGKPIIIDNRFFQNAARGLSLVRNAKGEVRRNVLEKTGYAIAIGDQAAPLVSDNKITGNSTGIVLSRQVRPVFRRNLIEKNTIAGLVVTEEARPDLGSRQDAAGNILRDNGQVDLQNSTTFKLVSAGNQLNPSSVQGQVDFIAAEVGAFAVGPAQFSDIAGHWAELFIQRLVNRGLVNGFPDGTFKPQANINRAQFAAMIFNTFDLPLIKRDVVVFKDVKSDFWAAKAIQKVAQMGFIYGFPDQTFRPAQNVTRVQAIAAIASGLGLTGGNLNLLSFYQDRAQIPSYATNGIAIATQKRLVVNYPQLNLLEPMRDMTRGEVAALIVQALVATGKETAIASPYIVTADPSLPTFTDIQGHWAENFIRVLTNQNFMRGFADGSFQPEEKLTRAQLASLLVTIFNPSAKLPPTQFTDVAADFWASAVIQQAYRGGFMSGFPDQTFRPNQNVLKVQMIVSLANALSLPQGNEQFLNRYQDRDAIPSYARSTVAAATQKSLVVNHPILGQLNPNMETTRALSAAMIYQALVSIGRLPAINSAYIVS; encoded by the coding sequence ATGGCTCAATCGATCTTATATGTCAACCCTGTTACAGGTAAGGATACTGGAGTAGGTAACTTAACCGCCCCTTTGAAAAGCCTCACTAAAGCACTTAGTCTAGCTACCTCTGGAACGACAATTCAATTAGCTGCTGGCACTTACAATACTGCTACTGGTGAAATTTTCCCCATAGTTATTCCTGCTGGAGTAATGGTTTTAGGCAATGAACCGAACTTAGGCAAGGGTATTGTCATTGAAGGTAGTGGGCAATATGTTAGCCCGACTCTGGGTAGCCAAAATATTACGCTCAGACTAGAGATGAATGCCCAGTTAAGAGGAGTAACGGTAACTAATCGTAATGCTACTGGAACTGGGGTGTGGATTGAATCAACTTCCGTCACCCTTGCTAATAATACATTTACAGCTTGTGGGCGTGAGGGCGTTTTGGTGACAGGGACGGGTAAACCGATAATTATTGATAATCGGTTTTTCCAAAATGCTGCTAGAGGTCTTTCTTTAGTGCGTAATGCTAAAGGGGAAGTACGCCGAAATGTGTTGGAAAAAACAGGTTATGCCATTGCTATCGGCGATCAAGCTGCTCCTTTAGTTTCAGATAATAAAATTACGGGTAATAGCACTGGTATTGTTTTATCTAGGCAAGTGCGACCAGTATTTCGTCGCAATTTAATTGAAAAAAATACTATAGCTGGTTTGGTTGTTACTGAGGAAGCACGCCCAGATTTGGGTAGTCGTCAAGATGCCGCAGGCAATATCCTACGAGATAATGGTCAAGTTGATCTGCAAAATTCCACAACTTTTAAGTTAGTTTCGGCGGGAAATCAGCTAAATCCATCTAGTGTACAAGGACAAGTAGATTTTATTGCGGCTGAAGTGGGTGCTTTTGCAGTTGGTCCCGCTCAATTTAGTGATATTGCTGGTCATTGGGCGGAATTGTTTATCCAAAGATTAGTAAATCGTGGTTTAGTAAATGGTTTTCCTGATGGCACTTTCAAGCCACAAGCTAATATTAATCGGGCGCAGTTTGCGGCAATGATTTTTAATACTTTTGATTTGCCATTAATTAAGCGCGATGTTGTGGTATTTAAAGATGTCAAAAGTGATTTTTGGGCAGCAAAAGCGATTCAAAAGGTTGCTCAGATGGGGTTTATTTATGGATTTCCTGACCAAACATTTCGACCAGCACAAAATGTCACGCGAGTACAAGCGATCGCCGCGATCGCAAGTGGTTTAGGATTAACTGGCGGTAATCTAAATTTGCTGTCTTTCTATCAAGACCGCGCCCAAATCCCCAGCTATGCTACTAATGGAATTGCGATCGCCACTCAAAAACGTTTGGTGGTAAATTATCCCCAGCTAAATCTGCTCGAACCTATGCGGGATATGACTCGTGGCGAGGTAGCAGCATTAATTGTCCAAGCATTAGTAGCAACAGGAAAAGAAACTGCGATCGCTTCTCCTTACATTGTCACGGCTGATCCCTCTCTACCTACCTTCACAGATATCCAAGGACACTGGGCAGAAAATTTCATTCGGGTACTAACCAACCAAAACTTTATGAGAGGGTTTGCAGATGGTTCCTTCCAACCGGAAGAAAAACTCACTCGCGCTCAATTAGCATCTTTATTAGTGACAATTTTTAATCCCTCTGCTAAACTACCACCTACTCAATTTACAGACGTTGCGGCTGATTTTTGGGCATCAGCAGTAATTCAACAAGCTTATCGCGGAGGATTTATGTCTGGATTTCCAGATCAAACCTTCCGTCCCAACCAAAATGTGCTAAAAGTGCAAATGATTGTCTCCTTAGCAAATGCACTGTCATTACCTCAAGGGAATGAACAATTTTTAAACCGTTATCAAGATCGTGATGCCATTCCTAGCTATGCTAGATCTACAGTGGCTGCTGCAACACAAAAAAGCTTAGTTGTCAACCATCCTATATTAGGGCAACTTAACCCAAACATGGAAACGACACGAGCTTTATCAGCCGCAATGATTTATCAGGCATTAGTTAGTATTGGACGCTTGCCTGCTATTAACTCTGCCTATATTGTTTCTTAA
- a CDS encoding ABC transporter ATP-binding protein yields MIEVEHLSKTYGSTPAIQDLTFSVAPGEILGFLGPNGAGKTTTMRILAGYLPASSGTARIAGYDVHEDSMAVRRRIGYLPENPPLYPEMTVEEFLKFVAGIKGVRRRDRTTKVNSAIERCNLLEKRHVLIRKLSKGFRQRVGIAQAIVHDPPVIILDEPTVGLDPRQIIEVRQLIKSLASDHTIILSTHILPEVSMTCSRVTIINKGQVVATNTPDNLMAQLTGGSGYEIEVDGEPLALQKMLTVLPGVSVVELVPAKDLPENRCLIRVITQPGAEPGRDIASLIIKAGLGLYEMRRTFASLEDVFLKLTLEDKAVQSLNGEGF; encoded by the coding sequence ATGATTGAAGTTGAGCATTTAAGCAAAACCTACGGCTCGACCCCAGCTATTCAGGATCTTACCTTTTCTGTGGCTCCAGGGGAAATTTTAGGATTTCTAGGACCGAATGGAGCGGGTAAAACCACAACTATGCGGATTTTAGCTGGGTATTTGCCAGCTAGCAGTGGGACTGCGCGGATCGCAGGTTACGATGTTCACGAAGATTCTATGGCTGTGCGGCGTAGAATTGGTTACTTACCGGAGAATCCGCCTTTATATCCAGAAATGACTGTCGAGGAATTTCTGAAATTTGTCGCGGGGATTAAAGGAGTAAGAAGACGCGATCGCACCACCAAAGTTAACTCAGCTATTGAGCGTTGTAATCTACTCGAAAAGCGTCATGTCCTGATTCGCAAGCTTTCTAAAGGCTTTAGACAGCGTGTGGGGATAGCTCAAGCGATCGTCCACGATCCACCAGTGATTATTCTAGATGAACCTACCGTTGGTCTTGATCCTCGGCAAATCATCGAAGTACGCCAGTTAATTAAAAGCCTTGCTTCTGACCATACAATCATCCTCTCTACCCATATCCTGCCAGAGGTCAGTATGACCTGTAGCCGTGTAACTATTATCAATAAGGGTCAGGTTGTTGCTACTAATACTCCTGACAATTTGATGGCACAATTGACTGGAGGATCTGGTTATGAAATAGAGGTAGATGGTGAACCTCTAGCGCTCCAAAAAATGCTCACGGTTTTGCCTGGAGTAAGTGTGGTTGAATTAGTTCCAGCTAAAGATTTACCTGAAAATCGCTGTTTAATTCGTGTGATTACACAACCAGGAGCAGAGCCTGGTCGGGATATTGCTAGTTTGATTATTAAGGCTGGGTTAGGGTTGTATGAGATGCGACGCACTTTTGCTAGTCTGGAAGATGTCTTTTTAAAACTGACGCTAGAGGATAAAGCTGTTCAAAGCCTCAACGGAGAGGGATTTTAG
- a CDS encoding ABC transporter permease — protein sequence MNVIIANILAIYRKELQGYFASPLAYVVAAVFWLLSGFFFVAILLGPEGIIQQAALRDLQGQQVEFTPPLDVPYEFLRIFLGVMGSLALFVLPILSMGLYAEERKRGTLELLATSPLTNWAVAVGKLLGVLTFFITMVLPLLLYEAIAFSAAKPSIQPGVPILAHLGLILLAAAVLSLGMFISSVTDSSILAAFMTFFLVLSLWIIDLMAKSIGGPIGDAISHLSLLKHYNNLIQGVLDTSSLIIFVSYIVLGIFLTAQSIEALRFQRS from the coding sequence ATGAATGTCATAATTGCTAACATTTTGGCGATTTATAGAAAAGAATTGCAAGGCTATTTTGCTTCACCACTTGCTTATGTAGTGGCGGCTGTTTTCTGGCTGCTATCTGGCTTCTTTTTTGTAGCGATTCTGCTTGGACCAGAAGGTATTATTCAACAAGCTGCTTTGAGAGATTTACAAGGACAACAAGTTGAATTTACGCCTCCTTTAGATGTACCTTATGAATTTTTGCGAATTTTCTTAGGCGTGATGGGATCGCTGGCTTTATTTGTGCTGCCAATTCTCTCAATGGGGTTGTATGCTGAAGAACGCAAGCGCGGAACTCTAGAACTATTGGCAACGTCCCCTCTCACCAACTGGGCGGTAGCTGTGGGAAAACTCTTAGGAGTGCTAACGTTTTTTATCACAATGGTACTACCGTTATTACTGTATGAAGCGATCGCCTTCAGTGCAGCAAAACCATCAATTCAACCTGGTGTACCAATCCTCGCCCATTTAGGCTTGATTTTACTAGCAGCAGCCGTTTTATCTTTAGGAATGTTTATTTCTTCAGTAACTGATAGCTCGATTTTAGCTGCATTTATGACGTTCTTTTTAGTTTTAAGCTTATGGATAATTGATTTGATGGCAAAAAGTATCGGCGGTCCAATAGGAGACGCTATCAGCCATTTATCTTTACTTAAACATTACAACAATTTAATCCAAGGTGTCTTGGATACAAGTAGCTTGATTATATTTGTTAGCTACATTGTTTTAGGCATATTTCTCACAGCACAGTCTATCGAAGCACTTCGTTTCCAACGCTCATAA
- a CDS encoding GldG family protein yields MKTITKNRQYLEYLFLLGPILCIMGLVAQYVSGTRSLIPLTLLITGIVIIILWLFIGSAARKFWGRRSTQVSTNAIVATLAVLGILALINFLAVRHAVRLDLTENQLFTLSPQSQQVVKSLQQPVKLWVFESNQNPANRELLENYRRSSSQFSFDFVDPELKPGVAQQFGVKSAGEVYVESGKKRQLVQNLQPGDSLSEAKVTNGITQIFSDRQAKIYFLQGHGERPLDSVQGGISQAISRLQDQNFTAQPLNLAQKSAIPTDAAAVVVAGAKRALFPGEVNALKNYLSGGGSLLIMVDPKTDLKLDSLLQEWGVKLDNRLAVDASGKGRLVGLGAATAVVTQYSQHPITKDFGNDISFYPLSRPIEITPVKGIEQTPLLITDNQSWAESNSEGEQLEFNADSDRQGPLTLGVALAKTNSTPSATQANQDTTSSRLVVLGNSEFMTNGLFEQQLNGDVFLNSVSWLSKQDQQVLSIRPKEAKNRRINLTPQLGQLLTWTALLIIPLIGFTTAGMMWWRRR; encoded by the coding sequence ATGAAAACCATCACTAAAAATCGGCAGTATTTAGAATATCTTTTTTTGTTAGGGCCAATCTTGTGCATTATGGGATTAGTGGCTCAATATGTCTCTGGTACTAGGTCGCTAATTCCCTTAACTTTGTTAATTACTGGAATAGTAATTATAATTTTGTGGCTGTTTATAGGCAGCGCTGCACGCAAGTTTTGGGGGCGTAGATCTACTCAAGTAAGTACAAATGCTATAGTAGCAACCTTGGCAGTTCTGGGAATTTTAGCTTTGATTAATTTTCTGGCTGTCCGTCATGCAGTGCGTTTGGATTTAACTGAAAATCAACTGTTTACTCTCTCACCGCAGTCACAACAAGTTGTCAAGTCTTTGCAACAACCTGTAAAACTATGGGTATTTGAGAGTAACCAAAACCCAGCAAATCGAGAATTGTTAGAAAATTACCGTCGATCTAGTTCTCAATTTAGCTTTGATTTTGTTGATCCTGAACTGAAACCAGGAGTGGCGCAGCAGTTTGGAGTGAAATCTGCTGGTGAAGTGTATGTAGAATCTGGAAAAAAGCGGCAGTTAGTGCAAAATTTACAGCCAGGAGATTCACTTTCTGAAGCTAAGGTGACTAATGGGATAACGCAAATTTTTAGCGATCGCCAAGCTAAAATATACTTTCTACAAGGACATGGTGAACGTCCCTTAGATTCTGTACAAGGTGGAATTTCTCAAGCTATTAGTAGGCTACAAGATCAAAACTTTACGGCTCAACCACTGAATTTGGCACAAAAATCAGCAATTCCTACAGATGCGGCTGCGGTAGTTGTAGCGGGTGCAAAACGGGCGCTATTTCCAGGGGAAGTAAATGCTTTAAAAAATTACTTGTCTGGGGGTGGCAGTTTATTAATAATGGTAGACCCGAAGACAGATCTGAAACTGGATAGCTTACTGCAAGAGTGGGGAGTTAAGTTAGATAATCGGTTAGCGGTTGATGCTTCTGGAAAAGGACGTTTAGTAGGGTTAGGTGCTGCTACGGCGGTAGTTACCCAGTATAGTCAGCATCCAATTACTAAAGATTTCGGTAATGACATTTCTTTTTATCCCCTATCCCGACCAATAGAAATAACTCCTGTCAAAGGAATTGAGCAAACTCCTTTGTTGATCACAGATAATCAAAGTTGGGCAGAAAGTAATTCAGAAGGGGAACAATTAGAGTTTAATGCAGATAGCGATCGCCAGGGACCATTAACTCTAGGTGTGGCGTTGGCAAAAACTAACTCTACTCCATCAGCAACTCAGGCTAATCAAGATACTACCTCTTCACGCTTGGTTGTCTTAGGTAATTCAGAATTTATGACTAATGGGTTATTTGAACAGCAACTCAACGGAGATGTTTTCCTGAATTCAGTAAGCTGGTTAAGTAAACAAGATCAACAAGTTCTTTCCATTCGTCCCAAAGAAGCCAAAAATCGTCGGATTAATCTGACTCCGCAGCTAGGACAATTATTAACTTGGACGGCTCTGTTAATTATCCCTTTAATTGGGTTTACGACAGCAGGGATGATGTGGTGGAGACGGCGTTAA
- a CDS encoding DUF4340 domain-containing protein, producing the protein MKLQWTTWILVLLALGLGGFVYFSEMKPARQQEAATIKERKIFDFDKDQIQSFTIKTPEQLLKFERVQQAGIEFSKSPWQMKFPVDKPASDPSVAFLLNLLVSAKSDRILTVAADEIQQYGLDQPQAIVEIKLKNQQTHQLILGKSNFNNTFLYAQVDPPTDKPQQRQLVLLTKDLENAVKRPLPEWQSKPASQDKSQTNSKKSTPEQPKLIIPSP; encoded by the coding sequence ATGAAATTGCAGTGGACAACTTGGATTTTAGTACTCTTAGCTTTAGGTTTGGGGGGATTTGTTTATTTCTCTGAAATGAAACCAGCGCGACAGCAAGAAGCAGCAACCATTAAAGAACGAAAAATATTTGATTTTGATAAAGATCAAATCCAATCTTTTACTATTAAAACCCCAGAACAACTGCTGAAATTTGAGCGAGTACAGCAAGCTGGAATTGAATTTAGTAAATCTCCTTGGCAAATGAAATTTCCTGTTGATAAACCAGCTAGCGATCCATCTGTAGCTTTTTTACTAAACTTGTTAGTAAGTGCGAAGAGCGATCGCATATTAACTGTCGCGGCTGATGAGATTCAGCAATACGGGCTAGATCAACCCCAAGCAATAGTAGAAATTAAGCTAAAAAATCAGCAAACCCATCAGCTAATTTTGGGTAAGTCTAACTTTAACAATACTTTTCTCTATGCTCAAGTAGACCCGCCTACGGACAAACCACAACAACGTCAGTTGGTACTATTAACTAAAGACCTTGAAAATGCTGTAAAACGACCGTTACCAGAATGGCAATCAAAGCCAGCTTCTCAAGATAAGTCTCAAACTAACAGTAAAAAATCTACACCTGAGCAGCCAAAACTAATTATCCCTTCACCTTAA
- the mrdA gene encoding penicillin-binding protein 2, protein MTFVQPSSDRGQKSTLNVGRTNKPLILMLIVTLTMMGGIGARLAYLQIIQGQENRELAQDNHIRLIPKLPVRGNLLDRKGRLLAGNRLTYSVFLWPMAPKQPDWQKTKERLSQVLNMKEEEITQLLAKAGYNPSMRVRLARNITPAQITALAEYGNDLDGVEVDIEAIRSYPNGDLAAHVLGYTGEMSTEELVKRRSEGYRLGDFVGQMGVEAAFEKQLRGEWGGQQVEVDGSGQVVKILGQKESKPGTDVHLTLDLDVQKAAEAALGNRQGAILAMNPQNGAILAMASRPTFDPNIFSKRITPETWQKIQSEDHPFVNRAIRGFPPASTFKIITTTAGIESGKFSENTRLQTYASLTIAGRKFADWNHAGFGVLGFAGALKWSSDTFFYQVGKEIGGQTLIDWTHKYGFGQKTGIELAPEEAAGLVADETWKRKRLREPWTVGDTVNMSIGQGFLQATPLQQAVMFSVPANGGYRVKPHLLKDDEESKQWRESLNLKPQTIRVLRQGLRAVVDGGTGAALNSPTLPTTAGKSGTAEAPPGEPHVWFGGYAPAEKPEIVVVAFGEHEGANGGGGKIAAPMVLKVMEAYFKKQ, encoded by the coding sequence ATGACCTTTGTGCAGCCTTCCTCAGATAGGGGTCAAAAGTCTACCCTTAATGTTGGACGTACTAACAAGCCTTTGATCTTGATGTTAATTGTCACCCTCACCATGATGGGTGGAATTGGCGCTCGTCTAGCCTACCTACAGATTATTCAGGGTCAAGAAAACCGTGAGTTAGCACAAGATAATCACATTCGTCTTATTCCCAAGCTACCTGTACGAGGCAACCTTTTAGATCGTAAGGGCAGACTTCTGGCGGGTAATCGCTTAACTTACTCAGTTTTTCTTTGGCCAATGGCTCCCAAGCAACCAGATTGGCAAAAAACCAAGGAGCGTCTTTCCCAAGTTTTGAATATGAAGGAAGAGGAGATTACCCAACTGCTGGCAAAAGCTGGTTATAACCCTAGTATGAGGGTACGCCTTGCTCGGAACATTACCCCTGCACAAATCACAGCGTTAGCAGAATACGGTAACGACCTCGATGGCGTAGAAGTTGATATTGAAGCAATCAGAAGCTACCCCAATGGAGATTTAGCGGCTCACGTACTAGGTTACACAGGTGAAATGAGTACTGAGGAGCTAGTTAAACGTCGCTCTGAAGGTTATCGCTTGGGTGATTTTGTGGGTCAGATGGGTGTAGAGGCAGCTTTTGAGAAACAACTGCGAGGAGAATGGGGTGGGCAACAAGTAGAGGTGGATGGTTCGGGACAGGTAGTCAAAATTTTAGGTCAGAAAGAGTCTAAACCAGGCACAGATGTTCACTTAACCCTGGATTTGGATGTGCAGAAGGCAGCCGAGGCAGCATTAGGAAATCGCCAAGGTGCAATTTTAGCAATGAATCCCCAAAATGGCGCTATTCTAGCAATGGCTAGTCGTCCAACTTTTGACCCTAATATCTTTTCCAAGAGGATTACACCAGAAACTTGGCAGAAAATACAAAGTGAAGACCATCCATTTGTTAACCGCGCTATACGGGGATTTCCACCTGCTAGTACTTTTAAAATTATTACTACAACGGCGGGGATAGAATCGGGCAAGTTTTCGGAAAATACAAGGCTACAAACCTATGCCTCGCTGACTATTGCTGGGAGAAAGTTTGCTGACTGGAACCATGCCGGATTCGGTGTTCTAGGATTTGCAGGTGCGCTGAAATGGAGTAGTGATACTTTCTTTTATCAAGTTGGTAAGGAAATTGGAGGACAAACGCTGATTGATTGGACTCATAAGTATGGTTTTGGTCAAAAAACCGGAATAGAGTTAGCACCAGAAGAGGCTGCTGGTTTAGTGGCAGATGAAACTTGGAAGCGTAAGCGTTTAAGAGAGCCTTGGACTGTTGGAGACACGGTAAATATGTCTATTGGTCAAGGTTTTTTACAGGCGACACCGCTACAACAAGCAGTGATGTTTTCTGTACCTGCTAATGGCGGTTATAGGGTTAAGCCTCACCTACTGAAGGATGATGAGGAATCTAAACAGTGGCGAGAGTCTTTAAATTTAAAACCACAGACAATCAGAGTATTGCGCCAAGGACTACGAGCAGTGGTAGACGGTGGTACTGGAGCAGCTTTGAATTCACCAACTCTTCCTACTACGGCTGGTAAAAGTGGCACAGCAGAAGCTCCCCCTGGAGAACCTCACGTTTGGTTTGGCGGCTATGCACCTGCTGAGAAACCAGAGATTGTAGTTGTGGCTTTTGGTGAACATGAAGGTGCTAATGGTGGCGGCGGTAAAATTGCTGCGCCAATGGTTCTTAAAGTTATGGAAGCGTATTTCAAGAAACAATGA
- a CDS encoding ABC transporter ATP-binding protein: protein MSLTSAQKQLYPETTAELDIELRRVFKVFNGETAVRGVDLEIHRGEFFSILGPSGCGKTTTLRLIAGFDSPSAGEVLIQGQSMNHVPPYRRPVNTVFQSYALFNHLNVWENIAFGLRIKKLSASEVEYRVKEALKLVKMEAYTHRFPSQMSGGQQQRVALARALVNRPTVVLLDEPLGALDLKLRKEMQVELSNLHQDLGVTFVMVTHDQEEALSLSDRIAVMRAGKIEQIGTPTEIYERPRTQFIADFIGDTNLFQGRIEAADASSLEIVTNNNLRIVVEPSDHRDQNVSTHEVSVSVRPEKINLSLSAPATSVNCFEGRLKHVMYLGTHVHYVVELLTGDRLTVRQLNTNGSLFEPHTPIYVYWEAKDCLALKD, encoded by the coding sequence ATGTCTTTAACTTCTGCACAAAAACAATTGTATCCTGAAACCACTGCTGAACTAGATATTGAACTTCGTAGGGTTTTCAAAGTCTTTAACGGAGAAACTGCCGTTAGGGGTGTTGACCTAGAAATTCATCGCGGAGAATTTTTTAGCATTCTTGGCCCTTCTGGTTGCGGTAAGACTACCACCCTGCGATTAATTGCTGGGTTTGATTCGCCGTCAGCAGGAGAGGTGCTAATTCAAGGGCAGTCAATGAATCATGTCCCGCCCTATCGACGACCTGTAAATACGGTATTTCAAAGTTACGCTTTATTTAATCATTTGAATGTTTGGGAAAATATTGCCTTTGGGTTGAGAATTAAAAAGCTCTCAGCATCGGAAGTAGAGTACCGTGTCAAAGAAGCCCTGAAGTTGGTGAAAATGGAAGCATATACTCATCGGTTTCCATCCCAAATGTCAGGGGGACAGCAACAACGGGTTGCTTTGGCGCGGGCGCTAGTTAACCGACCTACTGTTGTTTTGCTAGATGAACCTTTGGGGGCTTTGGATTTGAAGCTTCGCAAAGAAATGCAAGTAGAACTTTCTAATTTACATCAAGACTTAGGGGTAACTTTTGTGATGGTTACTCACGATCAAGAGGAAGCTCTTAGTCTTTCCGATCGCATTGCCGTGATGCGGGCAGGTAAAATTGAGCAAATTGGTACTCCCACTGAAATTTATGAACGCCCTCGGACTCAGTTTATTGCTGATTTCATTGGTGATACCAACTTGTTTCAAGGACGTATAGAAGCAGCCGATGCTTCCTCACTCGAAATTGTGACTAATAATAATTTAAGAATTGTAGTTGAGCCATCAGATCACAGGGATCAGAATGTTAGCACTCATGAAGTCTCTGTAAGTGTACGCCCAGAGAAAATCAACTTGAGTCTATCTGCGCCAGCAACCAGTGTCAATTGTTTTGAGGGACGGCTGAAGCACGTGATGTATTTGGGGACTCATGTTCATTATGTAGTGGAATTGCTTACGGGCGATCGCTTAACTGTTCGACAACTAAATACAAATGGTAGTTTGTTTGAACCCCACACTCCCATCTATGTTTATTGGGAAGCTAAAGATTGTTTGGCTTTAAAGGATTAA
- a CDS encoding ABC transporter substrate-binding protein — MPSTVYKKALINSTRRRFIQTSAAALSGLALSSCGWTLAQVRSTPTNAGRGDNKLLYIYTWAGYTDEDLLNRFTQDTGIKVIADVFDSNEAMLAKIQASGGGEYSIIYPSDYMVRQMVELKMLTELDHSRLLGLDQLFPKFQNPTYDPDNRYSVPMTWGTTGLIYNTTKLKNQPQDWNYLWDQQKQLSRKMTLQNDLREVMGATLKMLGYSYNSTDPQQIKQAYEKLAQLKPSIASFTSDAWRSQILTGDLLVAMCVSSDANDLIPEAENLQYVLPRSGSSLWTDTLVIPKTAPNPEAAYAWINYMLQPEVTAAICQRLSFATPNKVAFNLLPPDVRDNPVLFPPESLLAKCEGIAPLPDKVKEIYEAYWTKLTSS, encoded by the coding sequence GTGCCTTCTACTGTATACAAAAAAGCTCTAATTAACTCTACACGACGTAGATTTATCCAAACCTCAGCAGCAGCTTTATCGGGGCTGGCGCTGTCTAGTTGCGGTTGGACACTTGCTCAGGTGCGTTCAACTCCTACTAATGCTGGGCGTGGCGATAACAAGTTGTTATATATATACACTTGGGCTGGCTATACAGATGAGGATTTACTTAATCGCTTCACTCAGGATACTGGCATCAAGGTGATTGCTGATGTCTTTGATTCCAACGAAGCGATGTTAGCCAAAATTCAAGCTTCTGGAGGCGGCGAATACAGTATTATCTACCCTTCTGACTACATGGTGCGGCAGATGGTGGAGTTGAAGATGCTGACTGAATTAGACCACTCGCGTTTACTGGGTCTTGACCAACTATTCCCCAAATTTCAAAATCCTACTTACGATCCAGACAATCGCTACAGTGTACCGATGACTTGGGGTACTACAGGTTTAATTTACAACACAACTAAATTAAAAAATCAACCGCAAGATTGGAACTACCTTTGGGATCAGCAGAAGCAACTTTCTCGCAAGATGACGTTGCAAAATGATCTGCGGGAAGTTATGGGAGCAACGCTGAAAATGTTGGGATACAGTTATAACTCAACAGATCCACAGCAAATTAAACAAGCTTATGAAAAGTTAGCACAACTTAAACCGAGCATCGCGTCTTTTACTTCTGATGCTTGGCGGAGTCAGATTTTAACTGGGGATTTGCTGGTAGCTATGTGTGTTTCCTCAGATGCTAATGATTTAATTCCAGAAGCAGAAAATTTACAATATGTGTTGCCGCGCAGTGGTTCTTCGTTATGGACAGACACGCTGGTGATTCCCAAAACAGCCCCTAATCCAGAGGCTGCTTATGCTTGGATTAACTATATGTTGCAACCAGAAGTGACTGCGGCAATTTGTCAAAGGTTAAGTTTTGCTACGCCAAACAAGGTGGCATTCAATTTGTTACCACCTGATGTACGGGATAATCCTGTCTTATTTCCTCCCGAATCATTGCTGGCAAAGTGTGAAGGTATTGCTCCTTTACCAGATAAAGTTAAAGAAATTTATGAAGCATATTGGACTAAATTAACCAGCAGTTAG